The following proteins come from a genomic window of Sesamum indicum cultivar Zhongzhi No. 13 linkage group LG10, S_indicum_v1.0, whole genome shotgun sequence:
- the LOC105172074 gene encoding probable membrane-associated kinase regulator 4, with the protein PTSPADELFYMGKLLPLHLPPRLEMVHNILQNSASFHSKSKPFEDDEPFTTPLFMTPTANTPFESCNVSPSESCHVSRELSPDEYFLDYQEKKSWTKKLKLIKQSSSSSIGSKLKWTYLKSLFTKSSGCSDDCCAAGERPLPKAKQHGNGYSKSVEPFGKIKYNKGSNFVEEHRRGGSHRRSFSGAFKRLSKPKTSAISPSNSSSENCNRQAFNSNSSSSSELDNPIQAAIAHCKRSQQQLYSRQIANELGFCSVSASSRVIYDEQERPGLCRG; encoded by the coding sequence CCCACTTCCCCCGCCGACGAGCTCTTCTACATGGGCAAACTCCTTCCTCTCCACCTTCCTCCCCGTCTCGAAATGGTCCACAACATACTGCAAAACTCCGCCTCTTTCCACTCCAAATCCAAACCTTTCGAAGACGACGAACCCTTCACCACTCCACTCTTCATGACTCCCACAGCCAACACCCCTTTCGAGTCCTGCAACGTCTCGCCGTCCGAATCTTGCCATGTTAGCAGAGAGCTGAGCCCGGATGAGTATTTTCTTGACTACCAGGAGAAGAAGTCCTGGACCAAGAAACTCAAGCTGATCAAACAGTCGTCGAGTTCCAGTATTGGCTCTAAGCTCAAATGGACTTATCTCAAATCATTGTTTACTAAGTCTTCTGGCTGCTCAGATGACTGCTGTGCTGCGGGCGAAAGGCCGCTTCCAAAAGCCAAGCAACATGGGAATGGCTATTCAAAAAGTGTTGAGCCTTTCGGGAAAATTAAGTACAACAAAGGCAGCAATTTCGTGGAGGAGCATCGTAGAGGAGGAAGTCATAGAAGATCGTTTTCCGGGGCCTTCAAGAGGCTTTCAAAGCCCAAGACGTCGGCCATTTCGCCCTCGAATTCCAGCTCTGAGAATTGCAATCGGCAAGCTTTTAACAGCAATAGCAGCTCCAGCTCGGAGCTTGACAACCCGATTCAGGCAGCTATTGCTCATTGTAAGAGGTCTCAGCAACAGCTTTACTCGAGACAAATTGCGAATGAACTCGGATTTTGCTCGGTTTCTGCTTCTTCCAGGGTGATTTACGATGAGCAAGAAAGACCAGGGCTTTGCAGGGGCTGA